The Natrinema salaciae genome includes a window with the following:
- a CDS encoding sensor histidine kinase has translation MERDLRESEARFRMLAENLEDIVWIGAPETNELLYVNPAYEELTGRDREALYDDPLAVANGIHPDDRERVDAAYGDLSDEEFDEEFRVVTPDGEIRWLHARARRVRDAERDVSRIVGIAEHVTERKERERALEELVAKLEASNERLEQFAYAASHDLQEPLRMVSSYLQLIDRRYGDDLDDDASEFLAYAVDGADRMRNMIDALLEYSRIDTRGEPLEPVSLEAVFEDVLEDLRLQVADASAEITADELPRVQGDAAQLRQVFQNLLANAITYSGDEPPTVHVSAERDGDEWLVSVRDDGIGIPPDEQDRIFEVFQRLHSREEYAGAGIGLALCQRIVERHGGDLWVESDVGDGATFSFTVPRLPEGA, from the coding sequence ATGGAGCGAGACCTCCGCGAGAGCGAAGCCCGATTCCGGATGCTCGCCGAGAATCTCGAGGACATCGTCTGGATCGGCGCACCCGAGACGAACGAACTGCTCTACGTCAATCCCGCCTACGAGGAGCTGACCGGCCGCGACCGCGAGGCGCTGTATGACGATCCGCTCGCGGTCGCGAACGGGATCCACCCGGACGACCGCGAGCGCGTCGACGCCGCCTACGGCGACCTGTCCGACGAGGAGTTCGACGAGGAGTTCCGCGTGGTCACGCCCGACGGCGAGATCCGCTGGCTCCACGCCCGAGCGAGACGGGTTCGCGACGCGGAGCGCGACGTCTCGCGGATCGTCGGCATCGCCGAACACGTCACCGAGCGAAAGGAGCGCGAACGCGCGCTCGAGGAACTGGTCGCGAAGTTAGAGGCGTCCAACGAACGCCTGGAGCAGTTCGCCTACGCGGCCTCCCACGACCTGCAGGAACCGCTTCGGATGGTCTCGAGCTACCTCCAGCTGATCGATCGGCGGTACGGCGACGACCTCGACGACGACGCGAGCGAGTTCCTCGCGTACGCCGTCGACGGGGCCGACCGGATGCGAAACATGATCGACGCCCTCCTCGAGTACTCCAGGATCGACACGCGGGGCGAGCCGCTCGAGCCGGTGTCGCTCGAGGCGGTGTTCGAGGACGTCCTCGAAGACCTCCGGCTGCAGGTCGCGGACGCGAGCGCGGAGATCACCGCCGACGAACTGCCGCGCGTCCAGGGCGACGCGGCCCAGCTCCGGCAGGTGTTCCAGAACCTGCTGGCCAACGCGATCACGTACAGCGGCGACGAACCGCCGACGGTGCACGTGTCGGCCGAGCGCGACGGCGACGAGTGGCTCGTCTCGGTCCGCGACGACGGGATCGGCATTCCGCCCGACGAACAGGATCGGATCTTCGAGGTGTTCCAGCGGTTGCACAGCCGCGAGGAGTACGCGGGGGCGGGCATCGGGCTCGCGCTCTGTCAGCGCATCGTCGAGCGCCACGGCGGCGACCTCTGGGTCGAGTCCGACGTGGGCGACGGTGCGACGTTCTCGTTTACCGTGCCGCGGCTCCCCGAAGGCGCGTAG
- a CDS encoding M48 family metallopeptidase, whose amino-acid sequence MLLDLRTRVSLVLRMLAALAVLTPVSIGIGATGVLAGGFLGWLALLVILYVLETLLLPVPGDSYGLLEWALTNPVPVVVGAGCLLLPVLYVRPVRDEIRAFRTELGKAGAPASETHPEIATMARRLAQQAAIPEPDVYVADRRRPESYAVGGRSNGTVIVTTGLVNRLSDAELAAVIAHELSHLVNGDSRIMSLVLAPMLLAEHVGSDGPPPRRLLLHQPLAYLATFALWALLAATTAIQRLCCQLAIAVLSRGREFAADRGAAELTGSPSALASALETLDDGRDRPSEDKRTWARSASALDLLPRERAVGSRGWFRTHPHTDERIDRLERLVATQVADAR is encoded by the coding sequence ATGCTGCTCGATCTCAGGACGCGCGTGTCGCTCGTCCTCCGAATGCTCGCCGCGCTGGCCGTTCTGACGCCCGTCTCGATCGGTATCGGCGCGACGGGCGTTCTCGCGGGTGGATTCCTCGGCTGGCTCGCCCTGCTCGTGATCCTCTACGTACTCGAAACGCTCCTGCTCCCGGTCCCCGGCGATTCCTACGGATTGCTCGAGTGGGCGCTCACGAATCCGGTTCCCGTCGTCGTCGGAGCCGGGTGTCTCCTCCTCCCGGTTCTGTACGTCCGTCCGGTCCGGGACGAGATCCGCGCGTTTCGAACGGAGCTGGGGAAGGCGGGTGCGCCGGCGTCCGAAACGCACCCCGAGATAGCCACGATGGCCCGTCGGCTCGCCCAGCAAGCCGCCATCCCGGAACCGGACGTCTACGTCGCCGACCGGCGGCGGCCGGAGTCCTACGCCGTGGGCGGTCGCTCGAACGGAACCGTCATCGTCACCACGGGGCTCGTGAATCGGCTCTCGGACGCCGAACTGGCGGCCGTGATCGCACACGAACTCAGCCACCTCGTCAACGGCGATAGCCGGATCATGAGCCTCGTGCTCGCCCCGATGCTGCTCGCCGAGCACGTCGGATCGGACGGCCCGCCGCCGCGACGGCTGCTCCTCCACCAGCCCCTCGCCTATCTGGCGACTTTCGCCCTGTGGGCGCTGCTCGCGGCCACCACCGCGATACAGCGACTGTGCTGCCAACTCGCGATCGCCGTCCTCTCGCGCGGACGCGAGTTCGCCGCCGACAGGGGAGCCGCGGAGCTGACCGGCTCGCCGAGCGCCCTCGCCAGCGCGCTCGAGACGCTCGACGACGGACGCGATCGGCCCAGCGAAGACAAACGCACCTGGGCGAGGTCGGCCAGCGCGCTGGACCTTCTCCCCCGAGAACGGGCGGTCGGCTCGCGGGGATGGTTCCGGACCCACCCCCATACCGACGAGCGCATCGACCGGCTGGAGCGACTGGTCGCGACACAGGTGGCCGACGCTCGGTAG